A window of the Arachis duranensis cultivar V14167 chromosome 5, aradu.V14167.gnm2.J7QH, whole genome shotgun sequence genome harbors these coding sequences:
- the LOC107489950 gene encoding kunitz trypsin inhibitor 5 — MKSSSSVIAAMICFAMVIGMAASAAEPVLDVTGQKLRSGVKYFILPVLRGRGGGLTVGSSVNSTCPIYVLQDKLEVTRGTPVTFTPSTPNKDGVILTSTDLNIKSTSAPKCKESSVWRLLKVLSGVWFISTDGVAGNPGINTVVNWFKIEKDGKDYNLSFCPSVCNCSTLCRALGIFTDSDGTKHLALSDQVPTFKVMFKKA, encoded by the coding sequence atgaagtCCTCATCATCAGTCATAGCAGCAATGATATGCTTTGCCATGGTAATAGGAATGGCAGCATCAGCAGCGGAACCAGTTCTGGACGTAACCGGTCAGAAACTCAGAAGTGGAGTCAAATACTTCATTCTGCCAGTTCTCAGAGGCAGAGGCGGTGGCTTAACCGTCGGAAGCAGCGTGAACAGCACGTGTCCAATCTACGTCTTGCAAGACAAGCTCGAAGTGACACGTGGCACACCAGTGACCTTCACGCCTTCCACTCCCAACAAAGATGGCGTTATTCTAACTTCCACGGATCTCAACATCAAGTCCACGTCAGCACCAAAGTGCAAGGAGTCATCCGTCTGGAGGCTTCTCAAGGTGCTCAGCGGCGTCTGGTTCATAAGCACCGATGGCGTCGCCGGAAACCCTGGCATCAACACCGTTGTCAACTGGTTCAAGATTGAGAAGGACGGCAAAGATTATAACCTCTCTTTCTGTCCTTCTGTATGTAACTGCTCCACTTTGTGCAGAGCTCTTGGCATTTTCACTGATTCTGATGGCACCAAGCACTTGGCTCTCAGTGATCAGGTTCCAACTTTCAAGGTCATGTTCAAGAAGGCTTAA
- the LOC107489925 gene encoding putative GEM-like protein 8, with protein sequence MMKSFGTSPRKCFSSSNSDDSFESTITNKESVESGTRKKGSSFASRIHEHVKIGSKLSETLKGKLNLGKKIIQKGGRGNIFKHIFGMQEDEKLLKASQCYLYTTAGPIAGVLFVSTKKVAFCSENHITFSSSSGELVSAPYKVLIPVQKIREVNESQNVNKLKQKYIEIVTEDEYEFWFMGFLRYEKALKNLHKAISNTN encoded by the exons ATGATGAAGTCCTTTGGTACCTCTCCTAGGAAATGCTTTTCAAGTTCCAACTCTGATGATAGCTTTGAATCCACCATAACAA ACAAAGAAAGTGTAGAGAGTGGCACAAGAAAAAAAGGCAGCAGTTTTGCATCTAGGATTCATGAACATG TGAAAATTGGTTCAAAACTATCTGAGACTTTAAAGGGAAAGTTGAATTTGGGAAAAAAGATTATACAAAAAGGTGGGAGAGGGAACATTTTTAAGCACATTTTTGGGATGCAAGAAGATGAGaaactcttgaaggcttctCAGTGCTATTTATACACCACAGCTGGTCCTATTGCTGGGGTTCTCTTTGTTTCCACCAAAAAGGTTGCATTTTGCAGTGAAAATCACATAACTTTCTCTTCTTCATCTGGAGAGTTAGTCAGTGCACCTTACAAG GTTTTGATACCAGTACAAAAGATAAGAGAAGTAAATGAAAGCCAGAATGTGAACAAGTTAAAGCAGAAGTACATAGAAATAGTTACTGAAGATGAGTATGAATTTTGGTTTATGGGATTTTTGAGGTATGAAAAAGCTTTAAAGAATCTCCATAAAGCAATTTCTAATACAAATTAA
- the LOC107489951 gene encoding uncharacterized protein LOC107489951 isoform X1, whose translation MKNVNCSQNQFFFGFFNFSCGASLHFIGEYTLLATELRDCVGVSALKAEDTTGDWLIKKRVVEAWKNKNNKVTKHFIPFAKSLMARKMHCNLQEIEKDSPKVSEVRKDSTSTLPQQQNKTSSFEDCGDSSVSSISTDSGCAVLTFLNFEPDGNWRIVAIPVRCLSHINLASGLHMDGLQLLLPPPPIDRLKIDQCKGPRSPLPHYAYSVKSFTRRNDNGSNVRRRCQNKIAKKAAQLNELNDVLGNSHSQSSLVCSSGLFPDSSAAVNSSDKLMSTTKEDKSLKKNSRKRLRKKIRQSKKKSSDSGSAEQEVPSLASETCSSNDMDKEAALMTYTAELEISSSDDRLVKDDCERSEMNGSTGVPESYKTFIDDIVDSLVLDSVSVGSHSDASTKDGETGIQSSKGGCGVASNSGDGYFPGQNVTNGVRDNCERNEGIRNGGQNFAPNDKRAKQKRTVSKSSSFNKFGNVGVSHGRPGKENSHSIWQKVQKKGSEECSGDSKKVNTSLSQSDSTVKKDPPIVQKPSSSSVNVTLKMDDKNPVKNKVDRKTKVKMDSTSRKGLGSYSRKGSHFDRSTLNDDATVCSQQNDMSHVSYQENNQQRLTSVSGLSSDTNCVTDGFQTNRVEQITSELVHSSESESPKKACNDIASMNTENIDIQDSSLATPCEDSDQLNMSNEQSSISCNPLGDEADQREKEVSHADYNAQSHSSGTSGLWKWIPIGKKDTGLTKPESSSSSPEHSDAPHSKNINLVSNVEPQVASTSQNQDSSLNASRTGTGQVYSNFGGLVEGENQALGNQVACTVIENSVNHDAANQMVYECENQEILDNDSYRIAQAVNDACGAQLACEALHMATGDPIAEIERLLHFCSPVICQSSNSPGCFTCAQNSVGCVSLCRHDIPDVSLGCLWQWYEKHGSYGLEIRAQDYENSKKLGGIGNSMFRAYFVPSLSAVQLFKNHENQLANGDDGFPFITSTCYSDLELLYEYFELEQPQQRRPLYDKIQELVGGDTPMLAQTYGDPSKLESINLRDLHPRSWYSVAWYPIYRIPDGNFRAAFLTYHSLGHLVRRSRNPDSPTVGSCVVSPAVGLQSYNAQGECWFQLRQSALAAEMLGLNPSILLRERLRTLEETASLMAKAVVNKDNKICANRHPDYEFFLSRRRY comes from the exons ATGAAAAATGTGAATTGCAgtcaaaatcaattctttttcggatttttcaatttttcttgcGGTGCGTCTCTTCACTTCATTGGAGAGTATACCCTTTTGGCCACTGAGCTGCGTGACTGTGTTGGAGTTAGTGCACTGAAAGCAG AGGACACAACGGGTGACTGGTTGATAAAGAAGAGAGTCGTTGAGGCttggaagaacaagaacaacaaAGTTACCAAACACTTCATACCCTTTGCAAAATCTCTCATG GCAAGGAAGATGCATTGCAACCTTCAAGAGATAGAAAAGGATAGTCCTAAAGTTTCAGAAGTGAGAAAGGATTCTACATCAACATTACctcaacaacaaaataaaacctCTTCTTTCGAG GATTGTGGAGATTCTTCTGTTTCAAGCATTAGCACTGATAGTGG GTGTGCTGTCCTTACATTCCTTAATTTCGAGCCGGATGGAAACTGGAGAATTGTTGCCATACCAGTACGCTGCCTCAGTCATATTAACTTAGCTTCCGGTCTACATATGGATGGTCTACAACTTCTTTTACCTCCTCCGCCTATTGATAGGTTGAAGATTGACCAGTGTAAGGGTCCAAGAAGTCCTCTTCCTCACTATGCTTATTCAGTCAAATCATTCACAAGAAGAAACGATAATGGTTCGAATGTGCGTCGTCGATGTCAAAATAAGATTGCTAAGAAAGCTGCTCAACTGAATGAACTGAATGATGTTTTGGGTAATTCTCATTCCCAAAGTTCATTGGTGTGCAGCTCTGGCTTGTTTCCAGATAGTTCGGCTGCAGTTAATTCATCTGATAAGTTGATGAGTACCACCAAGGAAGACAAGTCTCtgaagaaaaactcaagaaaaagGTTGAGAAAGAAAATTAGACAGAGCAAGAAGAAATCAAGTGATAGTGGCTCTGCCGAACAAGAAGTTCCTAGTTTGGCTTCTGAAACTTGCAGTAGCAATGACATGGATAAGGAGGCTGCACTTATGACATATACAGCGGAACTAGAAATATCATCTTCTGATGATAGATTAGTAAAAGATGATTGCGAAAGGAGTGAAATGAATGGCAGCACGGGAGTTCCTGAAAGCTACAagacttttattgatgatataGTAGACTCTTTGGTGTTGGATTCAGTTTCAGTTGGTTCACACAGTGATGCAAGTACAAAAGATGGTGAAACAGGAATACAATCTAGTAAAGGAGGCTGCGGAGTTGCTTCAAATTCAGGAGATGGGTATTTTCCTGGCCAAAATGTAACGAATGGGGTTCGGGACAACTGTGAACGTAATGAGGGAATTAGGAATGGTGGTCAAAATTTTGCGCCTAATGATAAGAGAGCAAAGCAAAAGAGAACAGTGTCAAAGAGTTCTAGTTTTAACAAATTTGGGAATGTTGGAGTCTCGCATGGTCGACCAGGGAAGGAAAACAGTCATTCCATCTGGCAAAAGGTTCAGAAGAAAGGTTCCGAAGAATGCAGTGGTGATTCGAAGAAAGTGAACACAAGTTTGTCACAATCTGACTCCACTGTGAAAAAGGATCCGCCAATTGTCCAAAAACCCAGTTCTAGTAGTGTAAATGTTACGTTGAAAATGGATGATAAAAATCctgtaaaaaataaagttgataGGAAAACAAAAGTGAAAATGGACTCCACTTCAAGGAAAGGTCTCGGTAGTTATTCTAGGAAGGGTTCCCATTTTGACCGGTCCACATTAAATGATGATGCAACGGTGTGTTCTCAACAGAATGATATGTCACATGTCTCTTATCAGGAAAATAATCAACAAAGGTTAACTAGTGTTTCCGGATTGAGTTCTGATACTAATTGCGTGACGGATGGGTTCCAGACCAACAGAGTTGAACAGATAACATCTGAACTAGTTCACAGTTCAGAATCAGAGTCTCCCAAAAAGGCCTGCAATGATATTGCAAGCATGAATACGGAAAATATAGACATTCAAGATAGCTCATTAGCAACGCCTTGTGAGGACTCGGACCAATTGAACATGTCTAATGAGCAATCATCCATATCTTGTAATCCTTTAGGTGATGAGGCTGATCAACGAGAAAAAGAAGTTTCCCATGCAGACTACAATGCACAAAGCCACAGTTCTGGAACCAGTGGCCTTTGGAAATGGATACCAATTGGGAAAAAGGATACGGGGTTGACAAAACCCGAGAGTAGTAGTTCTTCACCGGAACATTCTGATGCACCGCATAGCAAAAATATTAACTTAGTTAGCAATGTTGAACCACAGGTAGCTTCTACTTCGCAAAATCAGGATTCATCACTAAATGCAAGTCGAACAGGCACAGGTCAGGTTTATAGTAATTTTGGTGGTCTAGTTGAGGGTGAGAATCAGGCATTAGGTAATCAGGTTGCATGTACAGTGATAGAGAACAGTGTCAATCATGATGCAGCTAATCAGATGGTTTACGAATGTGAGAATCAAGAGATATTAGACAACGATTCCTACAGAATAGCCCAAGCTGTGAACGATGCGTGTGGGGCACAACTGGCTTGTGAAGCTTTACACATGGCCACAGGTGATCCAATTGCGGAGATCGAAAGATTACTTCACTTTTGTAGTCCTGTTATATGTCAATCTTCCAATTCACCTGGTTGTTTCACGTGCGCTCAGAACTCTGTGGGTTGTGTCTcgctctgtagacatgatataCCCGACGTATCTTTGGGATGCCTGTGGCAGTGGTATGAGAAACATGGGAGCTATGGTTTGGAGATAAGGGCTCAGGattatgaaaattcaaaaaaacttGGTGGTATTGGTAATTCTATGTTTCGTGCGTATTTTGTCCCTTCTTTGTCAGCAGTTCAGCTGTTTAAAAACCATGAGAATCAACTAGCAAATGGTGATGACGGATTTCCATTTATCACCTCGACATGCTATAGTGATTTGGAGCTTCTGTATGAATATTTTGAATTGGAACAACCTCAACAAAGGCGGCCTCTATATGACAA GATACAGGAGTTGGTTGGAGGAGATACACCAATGTTAGCTCAAACTTACGGGGACCCATCCAAACTGGAATCAATCAACCTGCGAGATCTTCATCCTAGATCTTG GTACTCTGTTGCATGGTATCCTATTTACCGTATACCGGATGGCAACTTCCGAGCAGCTTTCTTGACCTATCATTCACTTGGACATTTGGTTCGTAGAAGTAGAAACCCTGATTCACCAACTGTAGGTTCTTGCGTAGTATCTCCAGCCGTCGGTCTCCAAAGCTACAATGCCCAG GGTGAATGCTGGTTCCAGCTGAGGCAATCTGCACTGGCAGCAGAGATGCTGGGCTTAAACCCTTCTATCCTTCTCAGAGAACGGCTGCGGACGCTCGAGGAAACGGCTTCTCTCATGGCGAAAGCTGTTGTCAACAAGGACAACAAAATCTGCGCAAATAGACATCCTGATTACGAGTTTTTTCTCTCTAGGCGACGGTACTGA
- the LOC107489951 gene encoding uncharacterized protein LOC107489951 isoform X2 has translation MHCNLQEIEKDSPKVSEVRKDSTSTLPQQQNKTSSFEDCGDSSVSSISTDSGCAVLTFLNFEPDGNWRIVAIPVRCLSHINLASGLHMDGLQLLLPPPPIDRLKIDQCKGPRSPLPHYAYSVKSFTRRNDNGSNVRRRCQNKIAKKAAQLNELNDVLGNSHSQSSLVCSSGLFPDSSAAVNSSDKLMSTTKEDKSLKKNSRKRLRKKIRQSKKKSSDSGSAEQEVPSLASETCSSNDMDKEAALMTYTAELEISSSDDRLVKDDCERSEMNGSTGVPESYKTFIDDIVDSLVLDSVSVGSHSDASTKDGETGIQSSKGGCGVASNSGDGYFPGQNVTNGVRDNCERNEGIRNGGQNFAPNDKRAKQKRTVSKSSSFNKFGNVGVSHGRPGKENSHSIWQKVQKKGSEECSGDSKKVNTSLSQSDSTVKKDPPIVQKPSSSSVNVTLKMDDKNPVKNKVDRKTKVKMDSTSRKGLGSYSRKGSHFDRSTLNDDATVCSQQNDMSHVSYQENNQQRLTSVSGLSSDTNCVTDGFQTNRVEQITSELVHSSESESPKKACNDIASMNTENIDIQDSSLATPCEDSDQLNMSNEQSSISCNPLGDEADQREKEVSHADYNAQSHSSGTSGLWKWIPIGKKDTGLTKPESSSSSPEHSDAPHSKNINLVSNVEPQVASTSQNQDSSLNASRTGTGQVYSNFGGLVEGENQALGNQVACTVIENSVNHDAANQMVYECENQEILDNDSYRIAQAVNDACGAQLACEALHMATGDPIAEIERLLHFCSPVICQSSNSPGCFTCAQNSVGCVSLCRHDIPDVSLGCLWQWYEKHGSYGLEIRAQDYENSKKLGGIGNSMFRAYFVPSLSAVQLFKNHENQLANGDDGFPFITSTCYSDLELLYEYFELEQPQQRRPLYDKIQELVGGDTPMLAQTYGDPSKLESINLRDLHPRSWYSVAWYPIYRIPDGNFRAAFLTYHSLGHLVRRSRNPDSPTVGSCVVSPAVGLQSYNAQGECWFQLRQSALAAEMLGLNPSILLRERLRTLEETASLMAKAVVNKDNKICANRHPDYEFFLSRRRY, from the exons ATGCATTGCAACCTTCAAGAGATAGAAAAGGATAGTCCTAAAGTTTCAGAAGTGAGAAAGGATTCTACATCAACATTACctcaacaacaaaataaaacctCTTCTTTCGAG GATTGTGGAGATTCTTCTGTTTCAAGCATTAGCACTGATAGTGG GTGTGCTGTCCTTACATTCCTTAATTTCGAGCCGGATGGAAACTGGAGAATTGTTGCCATACCAGTACGCTGCCTCAGTCATATTAACTTAGCTTCCGGTCTACATATGGATGGTCTACAACTTCTTTTACCTCCTCCGCCTATTGATAGGTTGAAGATTGACCAGTGTAAGGGTCCAAGAAGTCCTCTTCCTCACTATGCTTATTCAGTCAAATCATTCACAAGAAGAAACGATAATGGTTCGAATGTGCGTCGTCGATGTCAAAATAAGATTGCTAAGAAAGCTGCTCAACTGAATGAACTGAATGATGTTTTGGGTAATTCTCATTCCCAAAGTTCATTGGTGTGCAGCTCTGGCTTGTTTCCAGATAGTTCGGCTGCAGTTAATTCATCTGATAAGTTGATGAGTACCACCAAGGAAGACAAGTCTCtgaagaaaaactcaagaaaaagGTTGAGAAAGAAAATTAGACAGAGCAAGAAGAAATCAAGTGATAGTGGCTCTGCCGAACAAGAAGTTCCTAGTTTGGCTTCTGAAACTTGCAGTAGCAATGACATGGATAAGGAGGCTGCACTTATGACATATACAGCGGAACTAGAAATATCATCTTCTGATGATAGATTAGTAAAAGATGATTGCGAAAGGAGTGAAATGAATGGCAGCACGGGAGTTCCTGAAAGCTACAagacttttattgatgatataGTAGACTCTTTGGTGTTGGATTCAGTTTCAGTTGGTTCACACAGTGATGCAAGTACAAAAGATGGTGAAACAGGAATACAATCTAGTAAAGGAGGCTGCGGAGTTGCTTCAAATTCAGGAGATGGGTATTTTCCTGGCCAAAATGTAACGAATGGGGTTCGGGACAACTGTGAACGTAATGAGGGAATTAGGAATGGTGGTCAAAATTTTGCGCCTAATGATAAGAGAGCAAAGCAAAAGAGAACAGTGTCAAAGAGTTCTAGTTTTAACAAATTTGGGAATGTTGGAGTCTCGCATGGTCGACCAGGGAAGGAAAACAGTCATTCCATCTGGCAAAAGGTTCAGAAGAAAGGTTCCGAAGAATGCAGTGGTGATTCGAAGAAAGTGAACACAAGTTTGTCACAATCTGACTCCACTGTGAAAAAGGATCCGCCAATTGTCCAAAAACCCAGTTCTAGTAGTGTAAATGTTACGTTGAAAATGGATGATAAAAATCctgtaaaaaataaagttgataGGAAAACAAAAGTGAAAATGGACTCCACTTCAAGGAAAGGTCTCGGTAGTTATTCTAGGAAGGGTTCCCATTTTGACCGGTCCACATTAAATGATGATGCAACGGTGTGTTCTCAACAGAATGATATGTCACATGTCTCTTATCAGGAAAATAATCAACAAAGGTTAACTAGTGTTTCCGGATTGAGTTCTGATACTAATTGCGTGACGGATGGGTTCCAGACCAACAGAGTTGAACAGATAACATCTGAACTAGTTCACAGTTCAGAATCAGAGTCTCCCAAAAAGGCCTGCAATGATATTGCAAGCATGAATACGGAAAATATAGACATTCAAGATAGCTCATTAGCAACGCCTTGTGAGGACTCGGACCAATTGAACATGTCTAATGAGCAATCATCCATATCTTGTAATCCTTTAGGTGATGAGGCTGATCAACGAGAAAAAGAAGTTTCCCATGCAGACTACAATGCACAAAGCCACAGTTCTGGAACCAGTGGCCTTTGGAAATGGATACCAATTGGGAAAAAGGATACGGGGTTGACAAAACCCGAGAGTAGTAGTTCTTCACCGGAACATTCTGATGCACCGCATAGCAAAAATATTAACTTAGTTAGCAATGTTGAACCACAGGTAGCTTCTACTTCGCAAAATCAGGATTCATCACTAAATGCAAGTCGAACAGGCACAGGTCAGGTTTATAGTAATTTTGGTGGTCTAGTTGAGGGTGAGAATCAGGCATTAGGTAATCAGGTTGCATGTACAGTGATAGAGAACAGTGTCAATCATGATGCAGCTAATCAGATGGTTTACGAATGTGAGAATCAAGAGATATTAGACAACGATTCCTACAGAATAGCCCAAGCTGTGAACGATGCGTGTGGGGCACAACTGGCTTGTGAAGCTTTACACATGGCCACAGGTGATCCAATTGCGGAGATCGAAAGATTACTTCACTTTTGTAGTCCTGTTATATGTCAATCTTCCAATTCACCTGGTTGTTTCACGTGCGCTCAGAACTCTGTGGGTTGTGTCTcgctctgtagacatgatataCCCGACGTATCTTTGGGATGCCTGTGGCAGTGGTATGAGAAACATGGGAGCTATGGTTTGGAGATAAGGGCTCAGGattatgaaaattcaaaaaaacttGGTGGTATTGGTAATTCTATGTTTCGTGCGTATTTTGTCCCTTCTTTGTCAGCAGTTCAGCTGTTTAAAAACCATGAGAATCAACTAGCAAATGGTGATGACGGATTTCCATTTATCACCTCGACATGCTATAGTGATTTGGAGCTTCTGTATGAATATTTTGAATTGGAACAACCTCAACAAAGGCGGCCTCTATATGACAA GATACAGGAGTTGGTTGGAGGAGATACACCAATGTTAGCTCAAACTTACGGGGACCCATCCAAACTGGAATCAATCAACCTGCGAGATCTTCATCCTAGATCTTG GTACTCTGTTGCATGGTATCCTATTTACCGTATACCGGATGGCAACTTCCGAGCAGCTTTCTTGACCTATCATTCACTTGGACATTTGGTTCGTAGAAGTAGAAACCCTGATTCACCAACTGTAGGTTCTTGCGTAGTATCTCCAGCCGTCGGTCTCCAAAGCTACAATGCCCAG GGTGAATGCTGGTTCCAGCTGAGGCAATCTGCACTGGCAGCAGAGATGCTGGGCTTAAACCCTTCTATCCTTCTCAGAGAACGGCTGCGGACGCTCGAGGAAACGGCTTCTCTCATGGCGAAAGCTGTTGTCAACAAGGACAACAAAATCTGCGCAAATAGACATCCTGATTACGAGTTTTTTCTCTCTAGGCGACGGTACTGA
- the LOC107489927 gene encoding DNA repair protein XRCC3 homolog (The sequence of the model RefSeq protein was modified relative to this genomic sequence to represent the inferred CDS: added 88 bases not found in genome assembly), whose product MQPENLLHQIHLPTQKCTVGCPLLDRCLGGGIPCNSITELVAENGTGKTQFCLQLVLYAQLPPSRGGLSASSLYIHTEYPFPFRRLRQLSRAFPLLPTPDHPVADPCDRVFVQGVYTADELVDALPKIELFLIHSKSRFPLRVIVIDSIAALFRSDFDNTGLDLRRRSSLFFKIAGGLKSLAKRFGLAVVVTNQVVDLIEGGNGNGVRVGNLGVLYSSGRRVAPALGLAWANCVNSRLFLSRHDDGADVDGSCSKSRRRISVVFAPHLPHSSSEFVITTEGVFGR is encoded by the exons ATGCAGCCAGAGAATCTATTGCATCAGATTCATCTCCCAACACAGAAGTGCACCGTGGGATGTCCCTTACTCGATCGATGCCTCGGAGGAGGGATCCCTTGCAACTCCATCACCGAGCTCGTCGCCGAAAACGGCACCGGCAAGACCCAATTTTGTCTCCAACTCGTTCTCTATGCTCAGTTGCCGCCTTCCCGCGGCGGCCTCTCAGCCTCCTCCCTATACA CGACCCCTGCGACCGTGTATTCGTCCAAGGAGTCTATACCGCCGACGAGTTGGTCGACGCGCTGCCAAAGATTGAGCTGTTCTTAATCCATTCGAAGTCGCGGTTTCCATTGAGAGTCATTGTGATCGATTCTATCGCTGCTCTGTTCCGTTCCGATTTCGACAACACCGGGTTGGACCTCCGGCGAAGATCGTCTCTGTTCTTCAAGATTGCCGGCGGGTTGAAGTCGCTAGCGAAGAGGTTCGGGTTGGCGGTGGTGGTGACGAACCAGGTGGTTGATTTGATCGAGGGCGGGAATGGGAATGGTGTTAGGGTTGGGAATTTGGGTGTGCTGTACTCGTCGGGTAGGCGCGTGGCCCCCGCGCTGGGTCTGGCGTGGGCGAACTGCGTGAACTCAAGGCTGTTCTTGTCGCGGCACGATGACGGTGCTGACGTGGATGGAAGTTGCAGCAAGAGTCGGAGGAGGATTAGTGTTGTGTTTGCTCCTCATTTGCCTCATTCCTCTTCTGAGTTTGTTATAACAACGGAAGGTGTTTTCGGCCGCTAA